A single Nostoc sp. PCC 7107 DNA region contains:
- a CDS encoding HigA family addiction module antitoxin: protein MSQKLTPARVPTPGKILSRELEARGWTQKDLAEIMDRPVQTINEIIRGTKQITPETAIELSQALGTSPEFWTNLEAKYRLHLAGKENKEQDITRKGRLYTIAPISELIKNRWIQATDSIDELEQQVCNYLGISSLNETPQLAVNFRCSEHREPEETSRIAWVKRVEYLAKQQTVANFDRKQLETAIPEIIACSEQVETIVQIPELLADLGVHFVIVPHLKKTYLDGAAHYLNDKPIIALTLRYDRIDSFWFTLMHELAHIVLGHQGIYLDNLDALENNDKEKEANQKAANWLIEPQAFTVFVSGVKKYFSRQAIEEFAYTHHRHPGIILGRLHHDKLVDYKNLKALQVKVSPILEDYIDN, encoded by the coding sequence ATGAGCCAGAAGCTAACACCAGCAAGAGTACCAACACCAGGAAAAATTTTAAGTAGAGAACTAGAAGCGCGTGGCTGGACACAGAAAGATTTAGCCGAAATTATGGATCGTCCAGTTCAAACCATTAACGAAATTATCCGGGGAACTAAGCAAATTACCCCAGAAACAGCTATCGAACTCTCCCAAGCCTTGGGAACTTCCCCTGAGTTCTGGACAAACCTAGAAGCAAAATATCGTCTTCACCTAGCGGGAAAAGAAAACAAGGAGCAAGATATAACTCGTAAAGGTCGATTATATACAATAGCTCCTATCTCCGAACTAATCAAAAATAGATGGATTCAAGCAACAGATTCCATTGATGAATTAGAACAACAAGTCTGTAATTATCTCGGAATTTCGTCCTTAAATGAAACACCGCAGTTAGCAGTTAACTTTCGTTGCTCTGAGCATAGAGAACCAGAGGAAACATCTCGGATAGCTTGGGTAAAACGAGTTGAGTATCTAGCCAAACAACAAACAGTTGCTAATTTTGATCGCAAGCAACTAGAAACTGCTATACCTGAAATTATTGCTTGTTCTGAACAAGTAGAAACTATTGTGCAGATTCCTGAATTACTAGCAGATTTAGGTGTACATTTTGTAATCGTGCCTCATCTCAAAAAAACCTATCTCGATGGCGCAGCCCATTACTTGAACGATAAACCAATTATTGCCTTGACATTGAGATATGACCGTATTGACTCATTTTGGTTTACTCTTATGCACGAGTTAGCACATATTGTATTAGGGCATCAAGGAATTTATTTAGATAACTTAGATGCTTTAGAAAACAATGATAAGGAGAAAGAAGCCAATCAAAAAGCTGCCAACTGGTTGATAGAACCTCAAGCCTTTACAGTTTTTGTTTCCGGGGTGAAAAAATACTTCTCTCGTCAAGCAATTGAAGAATTTGCTTACACTCATCATAGACATCCAGGTATTATTCTTGGGCGTTTGCACCATGACAAGTTAGTTGATTATAAAAACTTGAAAGCCTTACAGGTGAAAGTCAGCCCCATATTGGAAGATTATATTGATAACTAG
- a CDS encoding type II toxin-antitoxin system RelE/ParE family toxin, with amino-acid sequence MRFEFKTKKLEALYTEEKDAHKYPGVVDDFFEVMTIIDAAVDERELYALKGLRFEKLKGKRGKQGQRSLRLNDQWRLIVTVDEDEQGHYLTIIDIEDYH; translated from the coding sequence TTGCGTTTTGAATTTAAGACAAAGAAACTCGAAGCACTTTACACAGAAGAAAAAGATGCTCATAAATACCCAGGTGTGGTTGATGACTTTTTTGAAGTCATGACAATTATTGATGCTGCTGTAGACGAGCGAGAGTTATATGCTCTAAAAGGCTTGAGATTTGAGAAACTCAAAGGGAAACGAGGAAAACAAGGACAACGTTCCTTACGTTTAAATGACCAGTGGCGTTTAATCGTGACAGTGGATGAGGATGAACAGGGACATTACCTCACAATAATCGATATCGAAGATTACCACTAA
- a CDS encoding ABC transporter ATP-binding protein yields MAKFRDILNYYRPHWKLSVLSITASSIYEIIDLVVPYAIGQILNVLSSQPLDKPLQSAIASISEVTNYPVGKTLSLVVLLGLIFIATVVRAPTQPWLTVWFHWDIALRSRRDKAQLAIEKILSLPLEFYDVNNPGRIAGRVARGVSNHTWTYPEIAGQLIPKVLRLIGIFVFIVVIEWRIAILYMISFVIILAFSLKELRRIIWHEGRLDKYMEDTESRTSEIITNIKTVKAFATESKELKRQQQRLNRELTVVDYRIHKNYTKLIAWQKTVIQFCVFTILGLTLAATVDGRISLGQFVMILTLSSMAYSELEPISTVAEVFARRYSSMLRFHEFLEEPTGSDTSSLFVENADESPYKFTGKVEFSQVSFEYLANRPVLQDINLLIEPYQTVALVGRSGSGKSTLVKLLLRYFEPQDGQILIDGYDIRTLDVGKYRRRLAIVHQEVDVFNGTILDNLTYGRPKATLEEVQEACKIARVDEVVQMLPQGYYTVVGERGVRLSGGQRQRLGIARALLVKPDVLIFDEATSSLDYESERSIQLAMRSLQGTCTTIVIAHRLSTVREADKIVVLEQGKIVEVGSHEELLRHEGIYQRLHSLQETGELLS; encoded by the coding sequence ATGGCAAAATTTCGAGATATTCTCAATTATTATCGTCCCCATTGGAAACTTAGTGTTCTCAGTATTACTGCATCTAGCATTTACGAAATTATTGATTTGGTTGTTCCCTATGCAATTGGTCAAATATTAAATGTTTTGTCTAGCCAACCGCTAGATAAACCTTTACAAAGTGCGATCGCATCTATTTCTGAAGTTACCAATTACCCAGTTGGTAAAACACTATCTTTAGTGGTTTTACTAGGTCTCATTTTTATAGCGACCGTAGTGAGAGCGCCAACACAACCTTGGTTAACGGTGTGGTTTCACTGGGATATTGCTTTGAGGTCGCGCCGAGATAAAGCTCAACTAGCTATAGAAAAAATCCTCTCTTTGCCCCTAGAATTTTATGATGTAAATAACCCCGGACGAATTGCCGGCAGAGTAGCTAGAGGTGTTTCTAACCATACTTGGACATATCCAGAAATTGCCGGACAGTTAATTCCTAAAGTACTACGTTTGATAGGGATTTTTGTATTTATTGTAGTGATTGAATGGCGAATTGCAATTTTATACATGATTTCCTTTGTAATTATCCTTGCCTTTAGTTTGAAAGAATTACGGCGAATAATTTGGCACGAAGGTCGCTTGGATAAATATATGGAAGATACCGAAAGTCGGACTTCCGAAATCATCACCAACATTAAAACGGTGAAAGCATTTGCTACAGAATCGAAGGAATTAAAACGACAACAACAACGTTTAAATCGGGAGCTAACAGTAGTTGATTACCGCATCCACAAAAATTATACAAAACTGATAGCTTGGCAAAAAACAGTAATCCAGTTTTGTGTATTTACAATTTTAGGTTTAACTTTAGCAGCAACAGTAGATGGTCGAATTTCTCTTGGTCAATTTGTGATGATCTTGACACTTTCGAGTATGGCATATTCTGAACTAGAGCCGATTAGCACTGTGGCAGAAGTTTTTGCTCGACGCTATTCTTCTATGTTGCGGTTTCACGAATTTTTGGAAGAGCCAACAGGTTCTGATACATCCAGTCTTTTTGTAGAAAATGCAGATGAATCACCTTATAAATTTACTGGCAAAGTTGAATTTTCTCAGGTGAGTTTTGAGTATCTTGCTAACCGTCCAGTTTTGCAAGATATCAATTTATTGATTGAACCTTATCAAACAGTCGCCTTAGTTGGGCGTTCTGGTTCTGGTAAATCAACTTTAGTAAAACTGCTATTGCGGTATTTTGAACCTCAAGATGGTCAAATTCTAATTGATGGCTATGATATTCGCACTTTGGATGTGGGTAAGTATAGACGCAGATTAGCTATCGTTCACCAAGAAGTAGACGTTTTTAACGGTACAATTTTGGATAATCTCACCTACGGTAGACCAAAAGCTACTTTAGAAGAAGTGCAAGAAGCTTGTAAGATTGCCAGAGTTGACGAGGTAGTACAGATGCTACCCCAAGGCTATTACACCGTTGTCGGGGAACGTGGAGTCAGACTATCTGGCGGACAAAGACAGCGCCTGGGAATTGCAAGGGCGTTATTAGTCAAACCAGACGTACTGATTTTTGATGAAGCTACTTCCAGCTTAGATTATGAGTCAGAACGTTCCATTCAATTGGCGATGCGATCGCTTCAGGGAACTTGTACCACAATTGTAATTGCTCACCGTCTGAGTACAGTCCGCGAAGCTGACAAAATTGTCGTGTTGGAACAAGGCAAAATTGTCGAAGTTGGTAGCCACGAAGAACTGTTGCGCCACGAAGGTATTTATCAACGCTTACACTCTTTGCAAGAAACTGGTGAACTCTTGAGCTAA
- a CDS encoding DUF6816 family protein, with amino-acid sequence MKIIYRFCLIVLFLLGWYGSADAGELSERLTNFPQWENLTSMQPAEGDLAYPEWMAGTWKVTSTLVDLVAPLAPDIVTPGFESNRQQLNQPVSFIVRFIKQKPSVTVGLKLIPKINNFSTILVADRAFNSLNLAKAYLGEQAVLSVKVDPESPNRQITLLRGERQLVSIVTARATENSSEHRYITAEVFQQLFKGGSVPYFNSVESTTAYHKLPTNNPTIEADQVTAVYLSPQDPDYFQAASRPVALYRYRLEFFPVELLPHPEE; translated from the coding sequence ATGAAGATAATTTACCGTTTTTGCTTAATTGTTTTATTTTTGCTGGGATGGTATGGAAGTGCAGATGCAGGTGAGTTATCAGAACGCTTGACTAACTTTCCCCAGTGGGAAAATTTAACTTCTATGCAACCAGCTGAAGGTGATTTAGCTTATCCTGAATGGATGGCTGGGACTTGGAAAGTTACAAGTACATTGGTCGATTTAGTTGCACCTTTAGCGCCAGATATTGTTACACCTGGGTTTGAAAGTAACCGTCAACAACTTAACCAACCTGTAAGTTTTATTGTTAGGTTTATTAAACAAAAACCATCAGTCACAGTTGGTTTAAAATTGATTCCTAAAATCAATAATTTTTCAACGATTTTAGTAGCGGATAGAGCATTTAATAGCTTGAATTTAGCTAAAGCTTATTTAGGTGAGCAAGCAGTATTATCTGTCAAAGTAGATCCAGAATCTCCGAATCGGCAAATCACATTATTACGTGGAGAACGGCAATTAGTCTCTATTGTGACAGCACGCGCTACAGAAAATAGTTCTGAGCATAGATACATCACGGCGGAAGTATTTCAACAACTCTTTAAAGGTGGTTCTGTCCCTTATTTTAATTCTGTAGAGTCTACAACTGCTTACCATAAATTGCCAACAAATAATCCTACAATTGAGGCAGATCAAGTTACTGCGGTCTATCTTTCACCCCAAGATCCAGATTACTTTCAGGCCGCTTCTCGACCTGTTGCGCTGTATCGCTATCGCCTGGAATTCTTTCCTGTAGAACTTTTACCTCATCCAGAAGAATGA
- a CDS encoding IS4 family transposase — MLPKFYQNCFQNVLTPAQYKMLEILLMLLQFHKTVTIEKLATVFPQPIKFESRRRSIQRFLLLPQLSIPYLWFPLLKRWVKNSLKRGEKRLIFAIDRTQWRSQNVFVISLIEQKRAIPVYWLLLPKKGCSNLGEQKKLIRPLLQLFKGYQMLVLGDREFHSIKLANWLHSKGIDFVLRQKQGIYIRQENQSHQRLQSLGLTPGISFFLTGIQATKQKGFANFNLAGYYKRKYRGVVEPAGWFLLTNLDSLKDAIKAFKLRSGIEAMFKDCKTGGYNLESTYADGQRLIALILLIAIAYTCAILVGRNSRSSGLQKYVGRLKELQRLHRRHSAFWIGLYGQLWVGAMEFWADLAHELMRLKPSKLPYFQQGLRAMTLIQSAL; from the coding sequence ATGTTACCTAAATTCTACCAAAACTGCTTTCAAAATGTACTGACACCCGCACAGTACAAGATGCTAGAAATCTTACTAATGCTATTGCAATTTCATAAAACTGTGACAATTGAGAAACTAGCAACAGTATTTCCACAACCGATAAAATTTGAAAGTCGGAGGCGGAGTATACAAAGATTTTTACTACTACCTCAGTTGTCGATTCCATATCTGTGGTTTCCCCTGCTCAAACGATGGGTGAAAAATAGTCTGAAAAGAGGAGAGAAACGGCTAATATTTGCGATTGATAGAACACAATGGCGTTCACAAAATGTATTTGTAATTAGTTTAATAGAACAAAAAAGAGCAATACCTGTGTACTGGCTATTGTTACCTAAAAAAGGATGTAGCAATTTGGGAGAGCAGAAAAAATTAATTCGTCCACTATTGCAGTTATTTAAGGGATATCAAATGCTGGTACTGGGAGATAGAGAATTCCACAGTATAAAACTAGCAAATTGGTTACATAGCAAGGGCATTGACTTTGTATTGCGTCAGAAACAAGGTATTTATATTCGGCAAGAAAACCAATCACACCAACGCTTACAATCTTTGGGATTAACTCCTGGCATCTCGTTTTTTTTGACAGGGATTCAAGCAACTAAACAGAAAGGGTTTGCCAATTTTAATCTCGCCGGATATTACAAGCGCAAATATCGTGGAGTTGTTGAGCCTGCTGGCTGGTTTTTATTAACTAACCTTGATAGTCTCAAAGATGCCATTAAAGCATTTAAGTTGCGGAGTGGTATCGAAGCCATGTTTAAAGATTGTAAAACTGGAGGGTATAATCTCGAATCTACTTATGCTGATGGTCAACGTTTGATAGCACTGATTTTATTAATTGCTATTGCCTATACTTGTGCTATTTTAGTTGGTCGTAATTCTCGCTCCTCTGGACTACAAAAATATGTTGGTCGTCTGAAGGAGTTACAACGATTGCACCGCCGACATAGTGCTTTTTGGATTGGTTTGTATGGTCAGTTATGGGTAGGGGCAATGGAATTTTGGGCTGATTTAGCTCATGAATTGATGCGCCTCAAGCCCAGTAAACTGCCATATTTTCAACAAGGTCTACGGGCTATGACTCTTATCCAGTCTGCTTTATAA
- a CDS encoding transposase, whose amino-acid sequence MARECTHVAMESTGEYWRPVFNILEANFQVLLVNGHHIKNVPGRKTDTKDAQWIGELLMHGLLRASFIPPIEQRDLRDLIRHRTNFIRERATLVNRVQKVLEGANIKLAAVVSDVMGVSARMILDAIVKGETNPQLMAELASKRLKDKREQLIQALDGKVR is encoded by the coding sequence ATGGCAAGGGAATGTACTCACGTAGCGATGGAAAGCACGGGAGAGTATTGGCGGCCAGTATTTAATATCTTGGAGGCAAATTTTCAAGTATTACTGGTGAATGGTCACCACATCAAAAACGTACCTGGACGGAAAACTGATACCAAGGATGCTCAATGGATTGGAGAATTACTGATGCACGGACTGTTGCGTGCTAGTTTTATTCCACCGATAGAGCAAAGGGATTTGCGTGACTTGATTCGCCATCGGACAAATTTCATTCGTGAGCGAGCAACGTTAGTCAATCGAGTCCAAAAGGTGTTAGAAGGGGCGAATATCAAACTAGCGGCAGTGGTATCAGATGTCATGGGAGTATCAGCAAGAATGATACTGGATGCTATTGTCAAGGGAGAAACTAACCCACAACTGATGGCTGAACTGGCATCCAAGCGTTTAAAAGACAAACGCGAGCAACTCATACAAGCCCTGGATGGAAAAGTGCGATAA
- a CDS encoding ChuX/HutX family heme-like substrate-binding protein → MSANLKEFLEACETLGTLRLIVTSSAAVLEARGNIEKLFYAELPKGKYANMHTEGFEFHLNMDKITQVKFETGEAKRGNFTTYAIRFLDDKQEPALSLFLQWGKPGEYEPGQVEAWHDLKEKYGEIWQPLPVEL, encoded by the coding sequence ATGAGCGCAAATTTAAAAGAATTTTTAGAAGCTTGTGAAACTTTGGGAACTTTGCGTTTAATTGTTACCAGCAGTGCTGCTGTATTAGAAGCACGCGGCAACATAGAAAAACTATTTTATGCCGAATTGCCTAAAGGTAAATATGCCAATATGCACACCGAAGGCTTTGAATTTCACCTCAATATGGACAAAATTACTCAGGTAAAGTTTGAAACAGGTGAAGCAAAAAGAGGTAACTTTACAACTTATGCAATTCGCTTTTTAGATGATAAACAAGAACCTGCTTTAAGCCTATTTTTGCAATGGGGAAAACCAGGAGAATATGAACCCGGCCAAGTAGAAGCTTGGCATGATTTAAAAGAGAAATATGGCGAAATTTGGCAGCCTTTACCAGTAGAGCTATAA
- a CDS encoding PhoH family protein codes for MADALKIQLPNIPSAIALAGDGEENLKILSRQTGAVLVLRGQELQITGTDAQINLASRLVRSLEDLWIKGNNISSADILTARQALDSDREDELQELRRDVLAKTRRGDEVRAKTFRQRQYIETIRKRDVTFCTGPAGTGKTYLAVVVAVQALLANQVEKLILTRPAVEAGERLGFLPGDLQQKINPYLRPLYDAIYEFIDAEKVPNLMERGIIEVAPLAYMRGRTLNHAFIIVDEAQNTTPAQIKMVLTRLGFRSRMVITGDTTQTDLPHNQQSGLSVALDILKHVEGIGFCEFTQKDVVRHPLVQRIVAAYERYEK; via the coding sequence ATGGCAGATGCTTTAAAGATTCAGCTGCCAAATATTCCCAGTGCGATCGCTCTTGCAGGTGATGGTGAAGAAAATCTCAAAATCCTGTCTCGGCAAACAGGCGCGGTGTTAGTACTACGGGGACAGGAATTACAGATTACTGGCACAGATGCACAAATTAATTTAGCATCGCGGTTAGTGCGATCACTAGAAGACTTGTGGATTAAAGGCAACAATATTTCCAGTGCCGATATTCTAACAGCCCGTCAAGCCCTAGATAGCGATCGGGAAGACGAATTACAAGAATTACGTCGAGATGTTCTGGCTAAAACCCGTCGCGGTGATGAAGTCCGCGCCAAAACATTTCGTCAGCGACAGTACATTGAAACCATCCGCAAACGTGATGTTACCTTCTGCACCGGGCCAGCGGGTACAGGTAAAACTTATCTGGCTGTTGTTGTCGCAGTTCAAGCACTCCTCGCCAACCAAGTAGAAAAACTGATTTTGACTCGTCCCGCAGTAGAAGCCGGTGAAAGATTGGGCTTTTTACCAGGAGACTTACAGCAAAAAATTAACCCTTATTTGCGTCCACTTTACGATGCAATTTACGAATTTATTGATGCTGAAAAAGTCCCCAATTTAATGGAACGCGGCATTATTGAAGTTGCACCACTCGCATACATGCGCGGACGCACCCTAAATCATGCTTTCATAATAGTGGATGAAGCTCAAAATACCACACCTGCACAAATCAAAATGGTTTTGACGCGATTGGGTTTTCGTTCGCGGATGGTGATTACAGGCGATACCACACAAACAGATTTGCCTCATAATCAACAATCAGGTCTATCAGTCGCTTTAGACATTTTAAAGCACGTCGAAGGCATTGGTTTTTGCGAATTCACCCAAAAAGATGTAGTGCGTCATCCCCTAGTTCAGCGAATTGTCGCTGCTTACGAAAGATATGAAAAATAG
- the rpsU gene encoding 30S ribosomal protein S21, with amino-acid sequence MAEVRLGENETIDSALRRFKKKIQRAGILSEVKRRERYEKPSLRRKRKAEAARKGVR; translated from the coding sequence GTGGCTGAAGTTCGTCTAGGTGAAAATGAAACAATTGACTCGGCACTAAGACGTTTTAAAAAGAAAATTCAAAGAGCCGGGATATTATCTGAAGTTAAACGCCGGGAAAGATACGAAAAACCCAGTTTGCGCCGCAAGCGGAAAGCAGAAGCTGCACGTAAAGGTGTTCGTTAA
- a CDS encoding KH domain-containing protein has protein sequence MFLNRSVQNPYHNENTQFLLTTNPNYVGLVKFLMQPFLESPKTLSVDCEISHTLKKAWIRIAFDSEDKGKVFGRGGRNIQAIRTVMAAAAELAGQSVYLDIYGSSAMGRDGISFDEDREERPPLPKTRERGGDNGPRPIAKPRFR, from the coding sequence ATGTTCTTGAACAGGTCAGTGCAAAACCCGTATCATAACGAAAACACACAATTTCTTCTGACAACTAATCCCAACTACGTTGGACTAGTTAAATTTTTGATGCAGCCGTTTTTAGAATCTCCAAAGACTTTAAGCGTTGATTGTGAAATTTCTCACACCCTGAAAAAGGCTTGGATTCGCATTGCCTTTGACAGTGAAGATAAAGGCAAAGTATTTGGTCGAGGCGGACGCAATATTCAGGCGATTCGGACAGTAATGGCCGCCGCTGCGGAACTTGCTGGACAATCAGTCTACCTGGATATCTATGGCAGCAGTGCTATGGGGCGAGATGGTATCTCTTTTGATGAAGACCGCGAAGAGCGCCCGCCACTGCCAAAAACTAGGGAAAGAGGCGGGGACAATGGGCCTAGACCTATTGCTAAACCTCGTTTTCGCTAG
- the rpsP gene encoding 30S ribosomal protein S16 yields MIKLRLKRYGKKREASYRIVAMNNLSRRDGRPLEELGFYNPRTDEVRLDVPSIVKRLQQGAQPTDTVRRILVKANVLEQVSAKPVS; encoded by the coding sequence ATGATCAAACTGCGCTTGAAGCGATACGGAAAAAAGCGGGAAGCGAGCTACCGCATTGTCGCCATGAATAACCTCTCTCGCCGAGATGGTCGTCCTTTAGAAGAACTGGGCTTTTACAACCCCAGAACCGATGAAGTAAGACTAGACGTTCCCAGCATCGTCAAGCGACTACAACAAGGCGCACAACCCACTGACACAGTACGTCGCATCCTAGTAAAAGCTAATGTTCTTGAACAGGTCAGTGCAAAACCCGTATCATAA
- the ffh gene encoding signal recognition particle protein — translation MFDALADRLESAWKKLRGQDKISESNIQDALREVRRALLEADVNLQVVKDFISEVEAKAQGAEVISGVRPDQQFIKIVYDELVQVMGEENIPLAEAEQKPTVVLMAGLQGTGKTTATAKLALHLRKLDRSCLLVATDIYRPAAIDQLITLGKQIDVPVFDLGSDADPVEIARQGLERAKAEGVNTVIIDTAGRLQIDEDMMAELARIKATVQPHETLLVVDAMTGQEAANLTRTFHEQIGITGAILTKLDGDSRGGAALSVRQISGAPIKFVGIGEKVEALQPFYPERMASRILGMGDVLTLVEKAQEEIDLADAEQMQEKILSAKFDFTDFLKQLRLLKNMGSLGGILKMIPGMGKLSDDQLKQGETQLKRCEAMINSMTKQERQDPDLLASSPSRRRRVASGSGYKEADISKLVSDFQKMRSLMQQMGKGNFPGMPGGMFGGGGMGSAFAGAGNRPSAPGWRGYTGGGGGSGSKKKKPKDKKKKGFGNL, via the coding sequence ATGTTTGACGCATTAGCAGACCGTTTAGAATCCGCCTGGAAAAAACTACGGGGTCAAGATAAAATTTCGGAATCCAACATTCAAGACGCTTTGCGAGAAGTCCGCCGCGCTTTGTTGGAAGCAGATGTCAACCTCCAGGTAGTCAAAGATTTTATTAGCGAAGTTGAAGCCAAGGCGCAGGGAGCCGAGGTAATTTCTGGCGTGCGCCCTGACCAGCAGTTCATCAAAATTGTCTACGATGAACTAGTACAAGTGATGGGGGAAGAAAACATTCCCCTGGCGGAAGCTGAACAAAAGCCTACCGTTGTGCTGATGGCTGGGTTGCAAGGTACTGGTAAAACCACCGCCACCGCCAAGTTAGCTTTACATCTGCGTAAATTAGATCGTAGCTGTTTATTAGTCGCCACAGACATATATCGCCCAGCCGCTATTGATCAGTTGATCACCTTGGGTAAACAAATTGACGTACCCGTATTCGATTTAGGCAGTGACGCTGACCCAGTAGAAATCGCCCGCCAAGGTTTAGAACGCGCCAAAGCCGAAGGTGTCAACACCGTCATCATCGATACCGCTGGTCGTCTGCAAATCGACGAAGACATGATGGCGGAATTAGCCCGCATCAAAGCCACAGTCCAACCCCACGAAACTTTGTTAGTGGTGGATGCAATGACTGGTCAAGAAGCCGCCAACCTCACCCGCACCTTCCACGAGCAAATCGGGATTACTGGGGCAATTCTCACCAAATTAGACGGTGATAGCCGTGGTGGTGCGGCGTTATCAGTCCGGCAGATTTCCGGCGCACCCATCAAATTTGTTGGTATTGGGGAAAAAGTCGAAGCCCTACAACCTTTCTACCCCGAACGCATGGCATCACGGATTTTGGGGATGGGCGATGTGCTGACCTTGGTAGAAAAAGCCCAAGAAGAAATTGACTTGGCAGATGCCGAGCAAATGCAGGAGAAAATTCTATCAGCGAAGTTTGACTTTACTGACTTTCTCAAACAGCTGCGTTTGTTGAAAAATATGGGTTCCTTGGGAGGCATTCTCAAGATGATCCCCGGTATGGGTAAGCTTTCCGATGATCAACTGAAGCAGGGAGAAACTCAGCTAAAACGCTGCGAAGCGATGATTAATTCCATGACCAAGCAAGAACGCCAAGACCCAGATTTATTGGCAAGTTCTCCCAGTCGGCGACGACGGGTAGCCAGTGGTTCTGGTTACAAAGAAGCAGATATCAGCAAGCTGGTGTCAGACTTCCAAAAAATGCGATCGCTCATGCAGCAAATGGGCAAAGGTAACTTCCCCGGTATGCCTGGAGGTATGTTTGGCGGTGGTGGTATGGGCAGCGCCTTTGCCGGAGCAGGCAACCGTCCCTCCGCCCCTGGATGGCGCGGTTACACTGGTGGCGGTGGCGGCAGCGGCAGCAAAAAGAAAAAACCTAAAGATAAAAAGAAAAAAGGTTTTGGAAATCTTTAA